The following are encoded together in the Nocardioides okcheonensis genome:
- a CDS encoding histidine kinase N-terminal 7TM domain-containing protein, which yields MLTLLATLTAGGGLVLAGLAVHVARRRGTRMGWSLAVVLVAVAWWGTAYALELSADRTAVKGVWGDLKYVGVVTLAPAWLVFVLQYTGRERWVTRRLVAGLAVPGVLAMAVLAVPGTHDLVRSYSELSRPGELPVIETGPAFWVIFGYNNVVLVGATTLFVVSLVRLAQTYRRMALVLLTSALLPWAANLLHNLEVGWFARIDLTPFAFTVTGGLLVWGLIGERLVDLAPLARSAVVESMADAVLVLDAFGRVVDVNPAAARLAGRTRAQLLGRTREELAAAWVADAGPEGVVLDDPVEGRRRTFDVERGPLHDASGRVAGELLVLRDVTQRVRDQQHLQQVLDDRSRVAAALQASMVPTSLPDVLGCDLGMRFVPAGDGREIGGDFLDVFALDEGTWAFVVGDVSGKGAEAAAVSAATRYALRALAGPLLSPAATLEAVDRVLQSQTGPERHCTVVLGHLRPVRGGTVEVTLSLAGHHWPLVVRADGVAEEVGVLGTAVALLDEIEVHDAEVALGPGDVLCVVTDGVLEARRGTEEFGPGRVADSLRDRGGAAADDLAGAVLDAVRDFHGGELVDDLAVLVVAVAAATPGRR from the coding sequence ATGCTCACACTGCTCGCGACCCTCACCGCCGGTGGGGGTCTCGTGCTGGCCGGGCTGGCGGTGCACGTCGCGCGGCGCCGGGGCACCCGCATGGGCTGGAGCCTGGCGGTGGTGCTGGTGGCCGTGGCGTGGTGGGGCACGGCGTACGCCCTCGAGCTGTCCGCCGACCGGACGGCCGTCAAGGGGGTGTGGGGCGACCTCAAGTACGTCGGCGTCGTCACGCTCGCCCCGGCCTGGTTGGTGTTCGTGCTCCAGTACACCGGACGCGAGCGGTGGGTCACGCGGCGCCTGGTGGCGGGGCTCGCCGTCCCGGGAGTCCTCGCGATGGCGGTCCTGGCGGTCCCCGGCACGCACGACCTCGTGCGCTCCTACTCCGAGCTGAGCCGCCCGGGTGAGCTCCCCGTCATCGAGACCGGGCCCGCGTTCTGGGTGATCTTCGGCTACAACAACGTCGTGCTGGTCGGCGCGACGACGCTGTTCGTCGTCAGCCTGGTGCGGCTCGCGCAGACCTACCGCCGGATGGCGCTGGTGCTGCTGACGTCCGCGCTCCTGCCGTGGGCGGCGAACCTCCTGCACAACCTGGAGGTCGGCTGGTTCGCGCGCATCGACCTGACCCCCTTCGCGTTCACCGTCACGGGCGGCCTGCTGGTCTGGGGCCTGATCGGGGAACGCCTGGTCGACCTCGCACCGCTGGCCCGGAGCGCGGTCGTCGAGAGCATGGCCGACGCGGTCCTCGTCCTGGACGCCTTCGGCCGGGTGGTCGACGTCAACCCGGCGGCCGCGCGGCTGGCCGGGAGGACCAGGGCCCAGCTGCTCGGGCGTACGCGCGAGGAGCTGGCGGCGGCGTGGGTCGCGGACGCCGGTCCGGAGGGCGTGGTGCTCGACGACCCGGTCGAGGGCCGTCGTCGGACCTTCGACGTCGAGCGCGGGCCGCTCCACGACGCCTCCGGGCGGGTCGCCGGCGAGCTGCTGGTGCTGCGCGACGTGACCCAGCGGGTCCGCGACCAGCAGCACCTGCAGCAGGTCCTCGACGACCGCTCGCGCGTCGCCGCGGCGCTCCAGGCGTCCATGGTGCCGACGAGCCTGCCCGACGTCCTGGGGTGCGACCTCGGCATGCGCTTCGTCCCGGCCGGCGACGGGCGTGAGATCGGCGGCGACTTCCTCGACGTCTTCGCCCTCGACGAGGGCACCTGGGCCTTCGTGGTCGGCGACGTCAGCGGCAAGGGCGCCGAGGCAGCCGCCGTGAGCGCCGCCACCCGCTACGCCCTGCGCGCCCTGGCCGGCCCGCTGCTGTCGCCGGCGGCGACGCTGGAGGCCGTCGACCGCGTGCTGCAGTCCCAGACCGGGCCCGAGCGGCACTGCACGGTGGTGCTCGGCCACCTCCGGCCGGTCCGTGGGGGGACCGTCGAGGTCACGCTGTCCCTCGCCGGCCACCACTGGCCGTTGGTGGTCCGGGCCGACGGCGTGGCCGAGGAGGTCGGTGTGCTCGGCACGGCGGTCGCCCTGCTCGACGAGATCGAGGTGCACGACGCGGAGGTCGCCCTCGGTCCGGGCGACGTGCTGTGCGTGGTCACCGACGGGGTGCTCGAGGCGCGACGCGGCACCGAGGAGTTCGGTCCCGGGAGGGTCGCGGACAGCCTGCGCGACCGAGGTGGCGCGGCGGCCGACGACCTCGCCGGGGCCGTGCTCGACGCCGTCAGGGACTTCCACGGGGGCGAGCTGGTCGACGACCTCGCGGTCCTGGTGGTCGCGGTGGCGGCCGCGACGCCCGGACGTCGATGA
- a CDS encoding ABC transporter permease → MPVDLVFFAAGLLALVLTTMAVARVAGVGLGWAPLVSLVRASAQLGVVALLLRGILTVPWTVLAFLALMLLTASWTAAGRLSELWHGRRAAVAGVLAGASVSLAMVLALRLVEPEPRYLVAVAGIVIGNAMSAATLSGRNFLRALRHRRDEVEAWLSLGATPSRAHLEIGRESVRESLLPNLDQTRSTGLVTLPGAFVGALFGGASPAVAAQFQLVVLAGIALAMVVTGVVVTRLLGRSPYVVPADEA, encoded by the coding sequence GTGCCGGTCGACCTCGTGTTCTTCGCCGCCGGCCTGCTCGCGCTGGTGCTCACCACGATGGCGGTCGCCCGCGTGGCCGGCGTCGGCCTCGGCTGGGCGCCGCTGGTCTCGCTCGTGCGGGCGAGCGCCCAGCTGGGGGTGGTCGCGCTCCTGCTGCGCGGCATCCTCACGGTCCCGTGGACCGTGCTCGCCTTCCTCGCCCTCATGCTGCTCACCGCGTCGTGGACCGCCGCCGGTCGGCTGAGCGAGCTGTGGCACGGGCGGCGCGCGGCGGTGGCCGGCGTGCTGGCCGGCGCGTCGGTGTCCCTGGCGATGGTCCTCGCCCTGCGGCTGGTCGAGCCGGAGCCGCGCTACCTCGTGGCGGTGGCCGGCATCGTCATCGGCAACGCCATGTCCGCCGCCACCTTGTCGGGACGCAACTTCCTGCGCGCCCTGCGCCACCGCCGCGACGAGGTCGAGGCGTGGCTGTCGCTGGGCGCCACCCCGTCGCGGGCCCACCTGGAGATCGGCCGCGAGTCGGTGCGCGAGTCGCTCCTGCCCAACCTCGACCAGACCCGCTCCACCGGCCTGGTCACCCTTCCGGGGGCCTTCGTCGGCGCCCTCTTCGGCGGTGCGAGCCCGGCGGTCGCCGCCCAGTTCCAGCTCGTGGTGCTGGCCGGGATCGCCCTCGCGATGGTGGTCACCGGCGTGGTCGTCACGCGGTTGCTGGGCCGTTCCCCGTACGTCGTGCCCGCCGACGAGGCGTGA
- the zwf gene encoding glucose-6-phosphate dehydrogenase, protein MADEHPTTVVLFGATGDLSRRKLLPGLLHLFKTGLLSQVRVVGTSLEEHTRQSFQDLAEKAIREFGDDDDVEAWPDFAPLLHWAPGSEGPDGLRRAVEEAESTFPDGTHPQRLHYLSVPPKAALAVVGELRRAGLAERSRIIMEKPFGTDLASARELNRQLHEVFDESQIFRIDHFLGKEAAQNILAFRFANGLFEPIWHRHHIDHVQIDVPEELGLAQRASFYEATGAYRDMVVTHLFQVLAFTAMEPPTALEPEAISEEKNKVFRSMLPIEPHDVVRGQYTGYRDLDGVAPGSETETFVALKCYIDNWRWAGVPFYLRTGKRMAEGARIISIAFKEPPRTMFPAGSGVGDHGPDHLTFDLADQSRMSLSFYGKRPGPGMRLDKLSMQFAMHDTGWAGSVLEAYERLIHDAVRGDHTLFTSAQGIERLWEISTPLLEHPPVVRPYAPGSWGPNQVHQLVAPFTWRLPFERSWRDPNSEGA, encoded by the coding sequence ATGGCAGACGAGCACCCCACCACCGTCGTCCTGTTCGGCGCCACCGGCGACCTGAGCCGCCGCAAGCTGCTGCCCGGCCTGCTCCACCTGTTCAAGACCGGCCTGCTCAGCCAGGTGCGGGTGGTCGGCACCTCACTCGAGGAGCACACCCGTCAGTCCTTCCAGGACCTCGCCGAGAAGGCGATCCGCGAGTTCGGCGACGACGACGACGTCGAGGCGTGGCCCGACTTCGCGCCGCTGCTGCACTGGGCGCCGGGGAGCGAGGGACCCGACGGCCTCCGCCGGGCGGTCGAGGAGGCCGAGTCCACCTTCCCCGACGGCACCCACCCGCAGCGCCTGCACTACCTCAGCGTGCCGCCGAAGGCCGCCCTCGCGGTCGTCGGCGAGCTGCGCCGGGCCGGGCTGGCCGAGCGCAGCCGGATCATCATGGAGAAGCCGTTCGGCACCGACCTCGCCTCGGCCCGCGAGCTCAACCGCCAGCTGCACGAGGTGTTCGACGAGTCGCAGATCTTCCGCATCGACCACTTCCTCGGCAAGGAGGCGGCGCAGAACATCCTGGCCTTCCGCTTCGCCAACGGCCTCTTCGAGCCGATCTGGCACCGCCACCACATCGACCACGTCCAGATCGACGTGCCCGAGGAGCTCGGGCTCGCGCAGCGCGCCAGCTTCTACGAGGCGACCGGCGCCTACCGCGACATGGTCGTCACCCACCTCTTCCAGGTCCTCGCCTTCACCGCGATGGAGCCGCCGACCGCGCTGGAGCCGGAGGCGATCTCGGAGGAGAAGAACAAGGTCTTCCGCTCGATGCTGCCGATCGAGCCGCACGACGTGGTGCGCGGGCAGTACACCGGCTACCGCGACCTCGACGGGGTGGCGCCCGGCTCGGAGACCGAGACCTTCGTCGCGCTGAAGTGCTACATCGACAACTGGCGCTGGGCGGGCGTGCCGTTCTACCTGCGCACCGGCAAGCGGATGGCGGAGGGCGCGCGGATCATCTCGATCGCCTTCAAGGAGCCGCCGCGCACCATGTTCCCGGCCGGCTCCGGCGTCGGCGACCACGGTCCCGACCATCTCACCTTCGACCTCGCCGACCAGTCGCGGATGTCGCTGTCGTTCTACGGCAAGCGCCCCGGGCCGGGCATGCGGCTCGACAAGCTCTCGATGCAGTTCGCGATGCACGACACGGGCTGGGCCGGCTCGGTCCTCGAGGCCTACGAGCGGCTGATCCACGACGCGGTCCGCGGCGACCACACGCTGTTCACGTCCGCGCAGGGCATCGAGCGGCTGTGGGAGATCTCCACCCCGCTGCTCGAGCACCCGCCGGTCGTGCGGCCCTACGCCCCGGGGTCCTGGGGCCCCAACCAGGTCCACCAGCTCGTCGCACCGTTCACCTGGCGGCTGCCCTTCGAGCGCAGCTGGCGCGACCCCAACTCCGAGGGCGCCTGA
- a CDS encoding sensor histidine kinase, which produces MNRGVVDRGARPRGTRLSGWEWLSAASVLTAVAVYVVGDDRVLDTLCYLGVLLAASAAAWVGAERAPEHARLVPRLIALGVSLSALGDVLWEVLDALGYSTDVSIADPAWFSSYVALCAAVWVVLVRSRPGGRADLGYLVDAATIVTVSILVFWQLGVRSVLAQDDLGTTAKLVASAYPVADAVLLALVARALLSPRARGSVGTAFAVGVVLWLLADTGPLLVPYEGAWALAVDSGWMLAPAFLALAAWRSRPGPAQEDDDASSRRWRLALLIAVAPLLVPPALEVVGDLRRDDAPPWALICGTVSLLALAMVRTARLLRSEERHVRELEAARDAALEASCAKSMFVATMSHELRTPLTTLIGTMEMLQETPLDAEQAFLLERMERAGVRLRSLVEDVLDFSVIEAGRLDIAARPFDLHRTLDDLLEVYTPITEGAGLRLEWHRDADVPADVVGDPLRLQQVLGNLLDNAVKFTPSGSVGIRVATLGADPGLETLVLFSVTDTGIGIPADRLAAVFESFTQVDGSPTRPYEGSGLGLTISRRLVQAMGGTLEVRSTPGEGSTFEVTVPLRSSGVVARG; this is translated from the coding sequence ATGAACCGCGGGGTCGTGGACCGCGGCGCACGTCCGCGCGGCACACGGCTGTCCGGCTGGGAGTGGCTCTCGGCCGCGTCGGTCCTGACGGCCGTGGCCGTCTACGTCGTCGGTGACGACCGCGTCCTCGACACGCTCTGCTACCTCGGCGTGCTCCTGGCCGCGAGCGCTGCGGCGTGGGTCGGCGCCGAACGCGCACCGGAGCACGCCCGCCTCGTGCCGCGGCTGATCGCCCTGGGGGTGTCGCTCTCCGCCCTGGGCGACGTCCTGTGGGAGGTGCTGGACGCCCTCGGCTACTCCACCGACGTCTCGATCGCCGACCCTGCGTGGTTCAGCAGCTACGTCGCGCTGTGCGCGGCGGTGTGGGTCGTGCTCGTGCGCAGCCGCCCGGGAGGCCGCGCCGACCTCGGCTACCTCGTCGACGCCGCCACGATCGTGACGGTGAGCATCCTGGTGTTCTGGCAGCTGGGCGTCAGGTCGGTCCTGGCCCAGGACGACCTCGGGACCACCGCCAAGCTCGTGGCCTCCGCCTACCCCGTGGCGGACGCCGTGCTCCTCGCCCTCGTGGCGCGTGCGCTGCTCAGCCCACGCGCGCGGGGCTCCGTCGGCACCGCCTTCGCCGTGGGGGTCGTCCTGTGGCTGCTCGCCGACACCGGACCCCTCCTCGTCCCCTACGAAGGCGCGTGGGCGCTCGCCGTGGACAGCGGCTGGATGCTGGCCCCCGCCTTCCTGGCACTGGCCGCCTGGCGGTCCCGTCCCGGACCCGCCCAGGAGGACGACGACGCCTCGTCCCGCCGCTGGCGCCTCGCGCTCCTGATCGCCGTCGCCCCCCTGCTCGTTCCGCCCGCGCTCGAGGTCGTCGGGGACCTCCGTCGTGACGACGCCCCACCCTGGGCGCTGATCTGCGGCACGGTCAGCCTGCTGGCCCTTGCCATGGTCCGCACGGCGCGGCTGCTGCGGTCGGAGGAGCGCCACGTCCGCGAGCTCGAGGCGGCGCGTGACGCGGCGCTGGAGGCATCGTGTGCCAAGTCGATGTTCGTCGCGACCATGAGCCACGAGCTCAGGACGCCGCTCACCACGCTGATCGGCACCATGGAGATGCTGCAGGAGACCCCTCTCGACGCGGAGCAGGCCTTCCTCCTCGAGCGGATGGAACGCGCCGGCGTCCGGCTCCGTTCGCTGGTCGAGGACGTCCTCGACTTCTCGGTGATCGAGGCGGGGAGGCTCGACATCGCGGCACGTCCCTTCGACCTGCACCGGACCCTCGACGACCTGCTCGAGGTCTACACGCCGATCACCGAGGGTGCAGGGCTCCGCCTGGAGTGGCACCGTGACGCCGACGTGCCCGCCGACGTCGTGGGCGACCCGCTGCGCCTGCAGCAGGTGCTGGGCAACCTGCTCGACAACGCCGTCAAGTTCACCCCCTCCGGCAGCGTGGGCATCCGGGTCGCCACGCTCGGCGCCGATCCCGGCCTGGAGACGCTCGTGCTCTTCAGCGTGACCGACACCGGCATCGGCATCCCGGCAGACCGCCTCGCCGCCGTGTTCGAGTCCTTCACCCAGGTCGACGGGTCGCCCACGCGGCCCTACGAGGGGTCCGGACTGGGGCTCACCATCTCGCGTCGGCTCGTGCAGGCCATGGGCGGCACCCTCGAGGTGCGCAGCACGCCCGGCGAGGGCAGCACCTTCGAGGTCACCGTCCCGCTGCGGAGCTCCGGGGTCGTCGCACGGGGGTGA
- a CDS encoding sensor histidine kinase encodes MARPTRGEVLVGLALALTVVVYAVNDTYLLDRVCYNGTLVAAGIGAWIGAERAPRGTRLVPRLVALGVSLTALGDLIWDALDHLGYSTDVSIADPAWFSSYVALCAAVWLVLVRSRPGGRPDLDFLVDAATIVVVSVLVFWQLSVSLIVHQDDLSPFAKTVWSAYPVADAVLLGLVIRALLSPRARGSIDVTFATGVVVWLVADTGPLVLAYEGVVALAIDTGWMVAPVLLARAAWRVGAPVDDVDAPPRHGWRASLLIAIAPLGVPPVLELVGHARGGTGHPWAFAAGSAALLGLALVRTARLLRSEERHVRELVEARDAALEASRAKSMFVATMSHEIRTPLTTLVGTMEMLGEGPLDEEQTFLVDRMGRATARLRSLVEDVLDFSVIEAGRLALDDQPFDLHRVLDDLLDTYRPVVAAAGLRLEWHRDAHVPADVVGDAMRLQQVVGNLLDNAVKFTPSGSVGLRVATVGTEPDTGSTIVLFSVTDTGVGIPVDRRAAVFESFTQADGSPTRPYEGSGLGLTISRRLVEAMGGTIEVRSTVGMGSTFEVSVPLRRSGVAAVG; translated from the coding sequence GTGGCGCGCCCGACCCGCGGCGAGGTCCTCGTCGGGCTGGCGCTTGCGCTGACCGTCGTCGTCTACGCCGTCAACGACACGTACCTGCTGGACCGGGTCTGCTACAACGGCACCCTCGTCGCGGCGGGCATCGGCGCCTGGATCGGTGCCGAGCGCGCCCCCCGCGGGACCCGGCTGGTGCCGCGTCTCGTCGCGCTCGGCGTGTCCCTGACGGCACTTGGCGACCTGATCTGGGACGCCCTCGACCACCTGGGCTACTCGACCGACGTCTCCATCGCCGACCCGGCGTGGTTCTCCAGCTACGTCGCGCTCTGCGCGGCGGTGTGGCTGGTGCTCGTGCGGAGCCGGCCGGGCGGTCGCCCCGACCTCGACTTCCTCGTCGACGCGGCGACCATCGTCGTCGTGAGCGTGCTGGTCTTCTGGCAGCTCTCCGTCAGCCTGATCGTGCACCAGGACGACCTCAGCCCGTTCGCCAAGACCGTGTGGTCCGCCTACCCGGTCGCCGACGCGGTGCTCCTCGGGCTCGTCATCCGCGCGCTGCTGAGTCCCCGCGCCCGGGGCTCGATCGACGTCACGTTCGCGACCGGCGTCGTGGTGTGGCTGGTCGCCGACACCGGCCCGCTGGTGCTGGCCTACGAGGGGGTCGTGGCGCTCGCCATCGACACGGGCTGGATGGTCGCCCCGGTGCTGCTGGCCAGGGCTGCCTGGCGCGTCGGTGCACCTGTCGACGACGTCGACGCGCCCCCGCGCCACGGCTGGCGGGCCTCGCTCCTGATCGCGATCGCGCCGCTCGGCGTCCCTCCGGTCCTGGAGCTGGTGGGCCACGCACGCGGCGGCACCGGTCACCCGTGGGCCTTCGCGGCCGGCTCGGCGGCGCTCCTCGGGCTCGCGCTGGTGCGCACCGCCCGGCTCCTGCGCTCGGAGGAGCGGCACGTGCGCGAGCTGGTCGAGGCCAGGGACGCGGCGCTGGAGGCCTCGCGCGCCAAGTCGATGTTCGTCGCGACGATGAGCCACGAGATCCGCACCCCGCTGACCACCCTGGTCGGCACCATGGAGATGCTGGGGGAGGGGCCCCTCGACGAGGAGCAGACCTTCCTCGTCGACCGGATGGGACGCGCGACCGCACGGCTGCGCTCGCTCGTGGAGGACGTCCTCGACTTCTCCGTCATCGAGGCCGGCCGCCTGGCGCTGGACGATCAGCCGTTCGACCTGCACCGCGTCCTCGACGACCTCCTCGACACCTACCGGCCCGTCGTCGCCGCGGCCGGTCTCCGGCTGGAGTGGCACCGTGACGCGCACGTGCCGGCCGACGTCGTGGGCGACGCGATGCGCCTGCAGCAGGTGGTGGGCAACCTGCTCGACAACGCCGTGAAGTTCACCCCCTCCGGGAGCGTCGGCCTGCGGGTCGCGACGGTCGGGACGGAGCCGGACACCGGGTCGACGATCGTCCTCTTCAGCGTGACCGACACGGGCGTCGGCATCCCGGTCGACCGGCGCGCCGCCGTCTTCGAGTCCTTCACGCAGGCCGACGGGTCACCCACCCGCCCCTACGAGGGGTCGGGCCTCGGCCTCACGATCTCCCGCCGCCTCGTCGAGGCGATGGGCGGCACCATCGAGGTGCGCAGCACGGTCGGGATGGGCAGCACGTTCGAGGTCTCGGTCCCGCTGCGGCGCTCCGGCGTCGCAGCCGTGGGCTGA
- the idi gene encoding isopentenyl-diphosphate Delta-isomerase, which produces MTHAPASGTTELVVLLDEDGRAVGTHDKRTVHHADTPLHLAFSCYLFDADGRVLLTRRALHKATFPGVWTNSCCGHPAPGEDLEGAVRRRVRQELGVEVDDLRLLLPAFRYRAELGGVVENEMCPVFAGRVRGRVDPDPDEVGDTAWEPWQPFREAVLDGSREVSVWCHEQVQQLPADPDAAPAAPPGTLPPAAR; this is translated from the coding sequence CGAGGACGGCCGCGCCGTCGGCACCCACGACAAGCGGACCGTCCACCACGCCGACACCCCGCTCCACCTGGCGTTCTCCTGCTACCTCTTCGACGCCGACGGCCGGGTGCTGCTCACCCGCCGCGCGCTGCACAAGGCCACCTTCCCGGGCGTCTGGACCAACTCCTGCTGCGGCCACCCGGCGCCGGGCGAGGACCTCGAGGGGGCCGTGCGACGCCGGGTGCGCCAGGAGCTCGGCGTCGAGGTGGACGACCTCCGGCTGCTGCTCCCCGCCTTCCGCTACCGCGCGGAGCTCGGCGGCGTGGTGGAGAACGAGATGTGCCCGGTGTTCGCCGGCCGGGTCCGCGGCCGCGTCGACCCCGACCCCGACGAGGTGGGCGACACCGCGTGGGAGCCGTGGCAGCCGTTCCGCGAGGCCGTCCTCGACGGGTCGCGGGAGGTCTCGGTGTGGTGTCACGAGCAGGTCCAGCAGCTCCCGGCGGATCCCGACGCAGCGCCCGCGGCACCACCCGGGACGCTGCCGCCGGCTGCGCGCTGA